The following proteins are encoded in a genomic region of Fusarium keratoplasticum isolate Fu6.1 chromosome 9, whole genome shotgun sequence:
- a CDS encoding Transcriptional regulatory protein moc3, with protein MARKARQGCWTCKHRKIGCDKTEPNCRNCIRTGRSCLGYGLRLTWPDSPDGRRKGGGSITHVLSPGHSIPRRLCGSHFLNTTYEDFALAQLGPGARSLPLGRPRCSLSIHTPLSGQDGMFLRYYESIISPMVSTTRARNSFTTEILPRALSNKSLSATALCNATLAISAFHLFSSEAALLYKSKAVWHLSKSLSSATSLALPEATETQLAACMMLFMYSVFDDKEPSWHIHLDGAKRMLDSFNSTQASLSSVFLPYWFLYYQVLKDFTRPTQESPGSGAVESLWLWQLPGPDRSWVIGYLGCSIEVFEVLSKINRMRLSSGYKDSSSPLLELTKCRNILELRLNNLLQFLDPEEEHSTTPIERARILAKAELYRLAALLYLLRVCPADGDGIARNAYLDQAHKVLDMLPVVSSPWPLFIVACESQTDEQRVIILRVLDEMEKARNIGNIHVARRIIEMFWKQKDLQGPGSRLMYWHLIDRDDKVPWFA; from the exons ATGGCTCGCAAGGCAAGACAAGGCTGCTGGACATGTAAAC ACCGCAAGATTGGCTGCGACAAGACTGAGCCGAACTGCAGAAACTGCATCCGCACAGGGCGATCATGCCTCGGGTATGGCCTCCGACTGACGTGGCCCGACAGTCCAGACGGGAGGCGGAAGGGCGGCGGTAGCATTACCCACGTGCTATCACCAGGGCATTCCATTCCAAGGCGACTGTGCGGCAGCCACTTCCTCAACACTACATATGAGGACTTTGCCCTGGCACAACTTGGTCCCGGTGCCCGCTCCTTACCACTTGGCAGGCCGCGTTGCAGCCTTTCAATTCACACGCCACTatctggccaagatggaaTGTTCCTGCGATACT ACGAAAGCATCATATCTCCAATGGTCTCGACTACCCGAGCCCGGAATAGCTTCACCACGGAAATTCTCCCGCGAGCGCTATCAAACAAGTCACTGTCCGCAACTGCGCTATGCAATGCAACACTAGCAATCTCGGCATTCCACTTGTTCAGCTCTGAAGCAGCCTTGCTTTACAAGTCAAAGGCAGTCTGGCATCTCTCTAAATCACTAAGCTCTGCCACTTCCCTCGCACTCCCTGAAGCTACAGAAACTCAGTTAGCTGCTTGTATGATGCTGTTCATGTATAGT GTATTCGACGACAAGGAACCTAGCTGGCATATTCACCTGGACGGAGCCAAGAGGATgctcgacagcttcaactCGACTCAGGCGTCGCTCTCGTCCGTCTTTCTCCCGTATTGGTTTTTGTACTATCAAGTACTAAAAGACTTTACTCGACCTACCCAAGAGAGCCCTGGTAGCGGAGCAGTGGAATCGCTGTGGCTATGGCAATTGCCAGGGCCCGACAGATCCTGG GTCATCGGATACTTGGGCTGCTCCATCGAGGTTTTTGAGGTCCTAAGCAAAATCAACCGGATGAGGTTATCATCAGGCTATAAAGATAGCTCGTCGCCGTTGCTGGAGCTGACCAAATGCCGAAATATACTGGAACTCAGACTGAACAACCTACTCCAATTTCTTGAtcccgaggaggagcattCCACCACACCGATTGAACGCGCCCGTATCTTGGCCAAGGCGGAGTTATACCGACTAGCAGCACTGCTCTACCTTCTGCGTGTCTGTCCTGCGGATGGGGATGGCATCGCGAGGAACGCTTACCTTGACCAGGCGCACAAGGTTCTCGACATGCTGCCCGTTGTGTCAAGCCCTTGGCCTCTTTTCATCGTTGCCTGTGAGTCGCAGACGGATGAGCAACGAGTCATCATTCTCCGCGTACTagatgagatggaaaaggCGCGGAATATCGGAAATATTCATGTCGCGAGACGTATTATCGAAATGTTCTGGAAGCAGAAAGACCTTCAGGGCCCTGGGAGTCGGCTGATGTATTGGCATCTCATCGACAGGGATGACAAGGTTCCATGGTTTGCATAG
- a CDS encoding MFS domain-containing protein: protein MTATDPGLDIDTNQLQHSKWRYASVVFASFLINFTACGLLFGFGVYQEHYETMVPTPGTPFTGASSATIDLIGTLSASLMTIVAPFVMAWTKYFGPQPVVCAGGVLFGIASILASFGKALWHFQLTQGLLLGLATGFSFVPSMTVSPTWFDKHRGLAMGIVSAGTGIGGLVWAPVISACIAGMGFRNTLRLTGCVSAALICLSGSLLDWEVSMAKHLSAQNETLSPTTALFRIPLPSWGTAKQRLFIAQAASTLFQSAAYYTPVFFTVIYAKALGYDERDGANLTAVSNACNAIGKIAVGFIADRLGRLNSFFLTTWLSAFVCLGLWVPSTLIGANDEAVARNLFISFTVLYGLFASAFISLFPAALIELFGVAELPRIAGAIYMLQGLAALVGTPVAGVLVPGHGVSSDPGSYAAMASLVGALMASAAVAVTGVRLGVMKGDGGWAWR, encoded by the exons ATGACCGCCACAGACCCAGGATTGGATATCGACACCAATCAGCTGCAGCACTCGAAGTG GAGATACGCATCAGTCGTGTTCGCCTCGTTCCTGATCAACTTCACAGCATGTGGTCTTCTCTTTGGCTTCGGCGTCTACCAAGAGCACTACGAAACCATGGTCCCCACGCCAGGCACTCCCTTTACCGGCGCCTCCTCGGCTACCATTGATCTCATAGGGACTCTGTCGGCCTCGCTGATGACGATAGTGGCCCCCTTTGTTATGGCATGGACCAAATACTTCGGCCCTCAACCTGTCGTTTGTGCCGGCGGGGTGCTATTTGGTATCGCGTCCATCCTGGCAAGTTTTGGCAAAGCCCTTTGGCACTTTCAGCTTACACAGGGACTGCTGCTGGGGCTTGCGACGGGTTTCTCGTTCGTACCGTCCATGACAGTTTCCCCAACTTGGTTCGATAAGCACCGAGGTTTGGCGATGGGCATAGTATCTGCGGGGACGGGCATTGGCGGCCTCGTTTGGGCGCCGGTAATTTCGGCCTGCATTGCTGGTATGGGCTTCCGCAATACGTTGCGGCTAACCGGGTGTGTCTCTGCTGCACTCATCTGCCTCTCGGGGTCTCTCCTCGACTGGGAGGTATCCATGGCGAAGCACCTCTCGGCCCAGAACGAGACCCTCTCCCCCACGACCGCCCTCTTCAGGATTCCACTTCCCAGCTGGGGAACCGCCAAACAACGGCTTTTTATCGCGCAAGCTGCTAGTACGCTGTTTCAAAGCGCCGCCTATTATACCCCTGTTTTCTTCACCGTCATCTACGCCAAGGCCTTGGGGTACGATGAGAGGGATGGTGCGAACCTGACGGCCGTGAGCAATGCTTGCAATGCCATTGGCAAAATTGCCGTGGGATTTATCGCAGACAGGCTGGGCAGGCTCAATTCGTTCTTCCTGACAACTTGGCTCAGTGCCTTTGTTTGTTTAGGCCTCTGGGTTCCCAGCACGTTGATCGGGGCCAACGACGAGGCAGTGGCCAGGAATCTCTTCATCAGCTTTACCGTCCTGTACGGACTGTTCGCGAGCGCGTTCATCAGCCTGTTTCCAGCGGCCCTTATCGAGCTATTCGGTGTGGCGGAACTTCCACGGATTGCAGGCGCCATCTATATGTTGCAGGGATTGGCCGCCCTTGTGGGCACGCCTGTCGCTGGTGTGCTTGTTCCGGGACACGGGGTATCTAGTGATCCTGGCAGCTACGCCGCCATGGCATCGCTGGTCGGcgccttgatggcttcggctgctgTCGCAGTTACTGGAGTGAGGCTTGGGGTCATGAAAGGGGACGGTGGGTGGGCTTGGAGGTGA
- a CDS encoding MFS domain-containing protein — MSPGNKKSNPDPNAFPTRQLLVLAICRFSEPIAFNSILAYTFVMVKDLGISDKDASFYAGLLVSAYAVAEALTSMGWGLLSDHIGRKPVVLLGLVGVGISSLIFGLAKQYWVALLARFIGGALNGNVSVMQTMVAEMVKLPEHEPKAYAVQPFVWTLGGIIGSAMGGFLAQPAIFYPSLFPADGLFGRYPYLLPNLVSVAVVAIAVIQGLFFLEETNAKPGKEINSSDQHDQNEQSTAVADDDVEPNEETTLLRRPLRRTSIPRRAVSTSVSRSRPQFAESSLPLPVEHDFIDLRRSSFGTVHSIRLSDELRPPSTEPPAYEGKTFNFTVMMLILALLIASYHQMAAGSLLATYLLDKPEVPSGRFDWRGGLGYTVHDVGTYLAVNGALGLLIQAVIFPLFVERVGVWHSFLWMIVLYPLTYSLMPFLSALHEPLVSGGIYLSLFMQSFCGMIAMPVTLILLKDATPSPQVLGRVNGLAMSGACLARTIAPPLAGVIYSVAGSVIAWVSCVGVALLGVLQLLWVPRSRIRRDELIVDNGLTKHLTNDSRSGAAGSERVDRP, encoded by the exons ATGTCGCCAGGGAACAAGAAGTCAAACCCGGATCCAAATGCATTTCCTACGAGACAGCTTCTAGTTCTTG CAATATGCCGTTTCTCAGAACCCATCGCCTTCAACTCGATCCTGGCGTACACATTCGTCATGGTGAAAGATCTAGGCATATCTGACAAGGATGCCTCTTTCTACGCTGGACTTCTAGTATCTGCTTATGCTGTCGCCGAGGCGTTGACGTCGATGGGCTGGGGACTCTTGTCGGACCACATTGGCCGCAAGCCCGTCgtgctgcttggccttgtaGGCGTCGGCATTTCGAGTCTCATTTTCGGCCTAGCTAAGCAGTATTGGGTTGCGCTATTGGCACGATTCATTGGCGGGGCGCTGAATGGCAACGTCTCGGTTATGCAGACCATGGTAGCCGAGATGGTTAAGCTCCCAGAGCATGAAC CCAAAGCATACGCCGTGCAGCCGTTCGTATGGACTTTGGGAGGCATCATCGGCTCTGCCATGGGAGGATTCCTGGCTCAGCCTGCGATATTCTACCCGTCACTTTTCCCTGCAGACGGGTTGTTCGGCCGTTACCCGTATCTGCTACCCAACCTCGTTTCTGTTGCGGTCGTTGCTATTGCCGTAATCCAAGGCCTCTTTTTCCTGGAAGAGACCAATGCCAAGCCTGGCAAGGAGATCAACAGCAGTGACCAACATGACCAGAACGAGCAATCTACCGCGGTGGCTGATGACGATGTCGAGCCAAATGAGGAAACCACCCTTCTTCGTCGGCCTTTAAGGCGTACTAGCATTCCTCGCAGAGCCGTCTCAACTTCAGTCAGTCGCTCTCGGCCACAATTCGCAGAGTCAAGTCTCCCACTCCCCGTCGAGCACGACTTTATCGACTTGCGCCGCTCCTCCTTTGGTACTGTCCACTCCATTAGGCTATCGGATGAGCTGCGTCCTCCCTCGACGGAGCCACCAGCCTACGAGGGGAAAACGTTCAACTTTACCGTCATGATGCTCATACTGGCCCTGTTGATAGCCTCATATCACCAGATGGCTGCTGGTAGTTTGCTCGCCACGTATCTCCTCGATAAGCCGGAAGTACCCTCAGGCAGGTTTGACTGGCGTGGTGGACTCGGCTACACGGTACACGATGTTGGAACATACCTTGCTGTTAACGGTGCTTTGGGCTTGCTTATTCAGGCTGTCATTTTCCCTCTGTTTGTCGAACGGGTTGGCGTCTGGCATTCATTCCTATGGATGATCGTGCTATACCCCCTGACATACAGTTTGATGCCCTTCCTGTCAGCCCTCCATGAGCCGCTGGTCTCGGGAGGTATTTATCTCTCACTGTTCATGCAGAGTTTCTGTGGTATGATAGCGATGCCTGTCACTCTCATTCTGCTCAAGGATGCTACACCCTCTCCTCAAGTGTTGGGCAGAGTCAATGGCCTCGCAATGTCTGGTGCATGCTTGGCGCGAACGATAGCGCCGCCCCTTGCTGGAGTTATCTACAGTGTCGCGGGCTCGGTCATTGCCTGGGTCAGCTGTGTGGGCGTGGCCTTGTTGGGCGTGCTGCAGCTCCTATGGGTTCCTAGAAGCCGTATCCGCAGGGACGAACTTATTGTGGACAATGGCCTCACGAAACATCTTACCAACGACTCTCGCTCTGGTGCGGCTGGTAGTGAGAGAGTTGATAGGCCTTGA
- a CDS encoding Oxidored-FMN domain-containing protein translates to MGSTAAPSADSRLFQPLRLGHAQLEHRIALAPLTRYRNDHSHVAKPFVERYYSERASTPGTLIISEATGVSMQDTGERQGPSFVTDEQVAAWKKVIAGVHANKGVWFQQIWAQGRAASPDYQKERGFKYRSSSAVPMSPDAEVPEAITEEEIQVLIQDFVATAKRVIAAGGDGVEIHGAHGYLLDQFISDSVNQRTDKWGGSIENRARLLLEVVKSVAAEIGPERVAVRLSPYASFQGAESSDIEAQYTYIVKELKKIGPLAYLSLVEARGDPAKLLVASAEDAVESRTLDFILNIWDNLSPVVVAGNYSPISAVDAVDGHYKKWDVIVAFGRPFLATPDLVWRIKNGIPLNKYHRQSFYIKGSEIGYNDYPFSQEYVDARRAWAIKSMEVASK, encoded by the coding sequence atgggctcaacagcagcaccCTCTGCCGACAGCAGGCTCTTCCAGCCTCTTCGACTTGGCCACGCCCAGCTTGAACATCGTATTGCGTTGGCCCCTCTTACTCGCTACCGTAACGACCACAGCCACGTCGCTAAGCCCTTTGTGGAGCGATATTACTCTGAGCGAGCTTCGACCCCAGGCACCTTGATTATCTCAGAGGCTACAGGAGTCTCTATGCAAGACACTGGCGAGCGACAAGGCCCATCTTTCGTCACCGATGAGCAAGTCGCTGCTTGGAAGAAGGTTATCGCTGGTGTTCATGCCAACAAGGGTGTTTGGTTCCAGCAGATTTGggctcaaggccgagctgCCAGCCCAGACTATCAAAAGGAGCGAGGCTTCAAGTACCGATCTTCGAGCGCAGTGCCAATGAGCCCTGATGCTGAAGTTCCTGAAGCGATtactgaggaggagattcaGGTTCTTATTCAGGACTTTGTTGCAACTGCAAAGCGGGTCATCGctgctggcggcgatggtGTCGAGATTCACGGTGCCCATGGCTATCTGCTGGACCAGTTTATCTCCGACTCGGTGAACCAACGTACCGACAAGTGGGGAGGTTCTATTGAGAACCGTGCTCgactgcttctcgaggtcgttAAGTCTGTTGCAGCAGAAATTGGTCCTGAGCGCGTGGCCGTTCGACTTTCGCCTTATGCTTCGTTCCAGGGAGCGGAATCTTCAGACATTGAGGCTCAGTACACCTacatcgtcaaggagctgaagaagattggCCCTTTGGCCTATTTGTCTCTGGTCGAAGCCCGTGGAGACCCTGCGAAGCTACTAGTTGCCAGCGCGGAGGATGCTGTGGAGAGCCGGACCCTCGACTTTATCCTCAACATCTGGGACAACCTTTCGCCTGTCGTTGTTGCAGGCAACTACTCTCCGATTTCAGCCGTCGATGCTGTGGATGGACACTACAAGAAGTGGGACGTCATCGTGGCCTTTGGCCGACCCTTCCTGGCAACACCTGACCTGGTCTGGCGAATCAAGAACGGCATCCCCTTGAACAAGTATCATCGACAGTCATTCTACATCAAGGGCTCTGAGATTGGTTACAACGACTATCCCTTTTCTCAGGAGTACGTTGATGCCCGACGGGCTTGGGCCATTAAGTCCATGGAGGTGGCCTCAAAGTAA
- a CDS encoding Fungal-trans domain-containing protein: MLVNLASNLELLGQPNPPDDSSRLLAPLAEINNSAVYLTSIQEGYFISLFWQSYHTSLYSVLHEASFNSHYQSLYTNVPPGNSRRPSALVDIVIAMCMQYGTSKLPRGEQGNLAQDYDATMAGRWYYRRAQALLACEVQSPSISTLQCQLLCAAYVCGGSFHNMADSISGLAVRTAYTLGLHIDPSPSMPEPERQMRRRLWWSVFELDTLVGLKLGRPFLVQDSHVMPELPSDSLDAAILSGSTFAPIANDTTWLSFNLNRVKLYRVVRTIHNATYSHDLGLANGKTVYGYPDRLEDLANAIYPLTKHLEDWIKQVPSALKTGRKEQGKAFSMDGSLLDIEQYAPNWLQRQRLLLELEYCHIYANLNRPFISFTTHQVPGCRGYEMAGRSASHAIELCNITHQILSGTSLLHGCHQVFQWQWNGAMTLIGFVVAYPQHALTPAARGAIKLAVSSLETFGTGFEAAAKAAIIVRTLSSNLDSVMDGLAVAHNSDASMGNSATDNNVSMGAIPSSNAVAGDSDINHNTTTDVDLFDMALGVDFWAGMDVLWPGVSLNVGEASLSSVQ; encoded by the coding sequence ATGCTGGTTAACCTTGCGAGTAACCTCGAGTTACTTGGACAACCTAATCCGCCAGACGATTCCTCGCGTCTCTTGGCGCCTCTTGCAGAGATCAACAACTCAGCTGTCTATCTCACCTCTATTCAGGAGGGCTACTTCATCAGCCTCTTCTGGCAAAGCTACCACACTTCGCTCTACTCCGTACTGCACGAGGCATCCTTCAACAGTCACTACCAATCACTCTACACCAACGTACCGCCTGGGAACTCGAGGAGACCTTCCGCACTCGTGGATATAGTCATTGCCATGTGCATGCAGTACGGCACTTCGAAACTGCCCCGTGGTGAGCAAGGGAACCTTGCCCAAGATTACGATGCCACAATGGCTGGCCGATGGTACTATCGACGTGCTCAAGCTCTTCTCGCTTGCGAGGTGCAAAGCCCATCAATATCGACTCTCCAATGCCAATTGCTCTGCGCCGCATATGTGTGTGGCGGCTCATTCCACAACATGGCCGACAGCATCAGTGGTTTGGCTGTGCGCACAGCGTACACGCTTGGCCTCCATATCGACCCTTCGCCGAGCATGCCAGAACCTGAACGTCAGATGAGAAGACGGCTATGGTGGTCAGTGTTCGAGCTGGATACCCTGGTGGGCCTAAAATTGGGCCGTCCGTTTCTCGTTCAGGATTCCCACGTCATGCCGGAACTACCAAGCGATAGCCTCGACGCAGCGATACTCTCCGGCTCAACCTTTGCTCCTATTGCAAACGATACGACTTGGTTAAGCTTCAATCTGAATCGAGTCAAGCTATATAGAGTCGTCCGAACTATCCACAACGCTACGTATAGCCATGATCTAGGTCTAGCGAATGGAAAGACGGTTTACGGATATCCGGACCGTTTGGAAGATTTGGCAAATGCCATTTACCCACTCACAAAGCACCTGGAAGACTGGATTAAGCAGGTTCCCAGTGCACTAAAGACTGGTCGCAAggagcaaggcaaggcctTCTCGATGGACGGGTCCCTCTTGGACATTGAGCAATATGCACCCAATTGGCTCCAACGGCAGCGGTTACTTCTAGAATTGGAGTACTGCCACATATACGCCAACCTCAACCGCCCCTTCATCTCATTCACTACTCATCAAGTACCTGGTTGCCGGGGTTACGAGATGGCTGGGAGAAGCGCGTCTCATGCCATAGAGCTTTGTAACATCACCCATCAAATTCTGTCTGGTACGTCACTTCTTCACGGTTGCCATCAGGTCTTCCAGTGGCAGTGGAATGGAGCCATGACACTCATCGGGTTCGTTGTTGCCTATCCGCAACATGCACTGACTCCAGCTGCTCGGGGCGCAATCAAGCTTGCAGTATCTTCTCTGGAGACATTTGGGACTGGCTTTGAGGCTGCGGCAAAAGCAGCTATCATCGTGCGCACATTATCCTCTAACCTGGACTCCGTCATGGATGGCCTGGCTGTTGCCCACAACTCTGATGCCAGTATGGGTAACTCAGCAACCGACAACAATGTCTCAATGGGTGCTATCCCCTCTTCAAATGCCGTGGCTGGGGACAGTGATATCAATCACAATACTACGACGGACGTGGATCTTTTCGACATGGCCCTTGGGGTAGATTTCTGGGCTGGCATGGACGTGCTTTGGCCAGGCGTTTCTCTCAACGTGGGGGAAGCCTCTTTATCTAGTGTGCAATGA
- a CDS encoding Cysteine synthase 1 encodes MTLNPPPLASSALDIIGNTPVVQLKRVVPQNAADVFVKLEFLNPTGSYKDRMAKSMIEQAEHRGDLKPDMTVVEATGGSTGASLAFICALKGYAFLALAADAIAPEKLRTMAAFGGKLDITHSPSGKTTSDLMASMNKRAADLGSRDDYLYTDQFSNRDALAGYAQIGHELVRQFPDGFDVFCGAFGTAGMAMGVSSVIKIHNPRVRVVLLEPDSAALLARGRSGSHGVDGIAPGFISAHIDRKLYDQARTVHEEDARDMCRRLAKEEGLLVGTSSGLNIAAAIELAKELGPGKKVVTVACDTGLKYLTGSLFSEDRE; translated from the coding sequence ATGACGTTAAACCCTCCGCCCCTTGCTTCCTCTGCCCTGGATATCATCGGAAACACGCCGGTTGTCCAACTCAAGCGCGTAGTCCCTCAGAATGCCGCTGATGTTTTCGTCAAACTCGAGTTTCTCAACCCGACAGGCTCCTACAAAGACCGGATGGCAAAATCCATGATCGAGCAAGCGGAACACCGCGGAGACCTGAAGCCCGACATGACAGTCGTTGAAGCCACAGGTGGCAGCACCGGCGCATCCCTGGCCTTCATCTGCGCCCTCAAGGGGTATGCGTTTCTGGCGCTGGCGGCCGATGCGATTGCGCCCGAGAAGCTGCGTACGATGGCTGCGTTTGGCGGAAAACTCGACATCACCCATAGCCCCTCGGGGAAAACAACGTCGGATCTGATGGCGTCCATGAACAAGAGGGCTGCCGACCTTGGATCGCGCGACGACTATCTCTACACCGACCAATTTTCCAATCGGGATGCGCTCGCCGGGTACGCCCAAATCGGCCACGAACTAGTCCGGCAGTTCCCCGACGGTTTTGATGTCTTTTGCGGTGCTTTCGGCACAGCGGGCATGGCGATGGGCGTGTCCAGTGTCATCAAGATTCATAACCCAAGAGTCCGCGTTGTCTTGCTCGAGCCCGATTCCGCGGCCCTGCTGGCAAGAGGCCGGAGTGGCTCGCATGGCGTCGATGGCATTGCGCCAGGTTTTATCTCGGCCCATATTGACCGAAAATTATACGACCAAGCCCGGACCGTCCACGAAGAGGACGCCCGCGACATGTGCCGCCGTCTAGCTAAGGAAGAGGGGCTGCTGGTTGGTACGTCGTCGGGTCTGAACATCGCTGCTGCGATTGAGCTGGCCAAAGAGCTGGGCCCTGGGAAGAAGGTCGTGACGGTTGCTTGCGACACTGGGTTGAAATATCTGACGGGGTCTCTTTTCTCAGAAGACCGAGAGTAG
- a CDS encoding PKS-ER domain-containing protein: MNSAMPSIPPTMKAWRFHTAAGGAEKHMKLEDLTPPTSFHSLPPQSSLIKVEIVSLNPVDIKFAETPLVGPYLHPMPAIPGLDGVGRVVKTTDSTLHVGQLVMFRLLEKQPEGALAEYVLVPSEGCVPVPSGVSPVQAATVGTCGVTACQAIAPFVSKYNSLKSEGEGPFKVFINGGSGGTGTFQIQIAKALGCYVITSCSTPNINLCKSLGADEVIDYRLGPVEDALQEMVQNGKISPLDLVVDNVDLPWRLYKAANHYMKPEGTYVQIGGDVSWQGIKELFCIKLLPTSLGGGSRQWEFLAMKTSREDAERVLDWMQEGKIRIPVEEEFGFHEVPDAYRRLKAGRTRGKIIVHVSNSE; this comes from the coding sequence ATGAACAGCGCCATGCCTTCCATTCCTCCAACTATGAAAGCATGGCGATTCCACACAGCTGCCGGGGGAGCTGAGAAGCACATGAAACTCGAAGACTTGACTCCTCCTACCTCGTTTCACTCACTCCCGCCGCAATCATCTCtcatcaaggttgagattGTCAGCCTTAACCCTGTCGACATCAAGTTTGCCGAGACCCCCTTGGTTGGGCCATACCTTCATCCGATGCCTGCCATCCCGGGCCTCGACGGCGTCGGCCGTGTGGTCAAAACGACAGACAGTACTCTGCATGTGGGTCAGCTTGTCATGTTTCGCCTActcgagaagcagcctgAAGGCGCCTTAGCTGAGTATGTGCTTGTCCCGAGTGAGGGCTGTGTGCCAGTTCCGAGTGGCGTATCACCAGTCCAAGCTGCGACCGTGGGCACTTGTGGCGTAACGGCATGTCAGGCCATTGCCCCTTTTGTCTCGAAGTACAATTCACTCAAGTCTGAGGGGGAGGGGCCTTTCAAGGTTTTCATCAATGGCGGCTCAGGAGGCACGGGAACATTTCAGATCCAAATCGCCAAGGCACTCGGTTGTTACGTCATCACCTCCTGTTCAACTCCCAACATCAACCTTTGCAAATCTCTCGGGGCGGATGAGGTCATTGACTATCGCCTAGGCCCCGTGGAGGATGCACTTCAAGAAATGGTACAAAACGGAAAGATCTCACCACTAGACCTCGTTGTCGACAACGTTGATTTGCCTTGGCGCCTATACAAAGCAGCAAACCACTACATGAAGCCCGAGGGAACGTACGTCCAAATAGGAGGCGATGTTAGCTGGCAAGGCATAAAAGAGCTATTTTGCATCAAACTACTGCCAACTTCCTTGGGCGGTGGATCAAGGCAATGGGAGTTTTTGGCTATGAAGACTAGCCGCGAGGATGCTGAGCGTGTGCTTGACTGGATGCAAGAAGGAAAGATTCGAATACCTGTGGAGGAAGAGTTTGGCTTTCATGAGGTACCGGATGCATATAGAAGACTCAAGGCTGGAAGGACTAGAGGAAAGATTATTGTACACGTTTCGAATAGCGAATGA